The DNA window ATCGGTTGCCCGAGCGAGGGTTGTACCGAGCATGACGGCATCCGCACCACACGCGACGGCCTTGACGATGTCGCCTGCTGTACCGAGACCGCCGTCGGCGATGACGTGCACGTATCGGCCACCGGATTCGTCCATGTAGTCACGGCGGGCGCCGGCGATGTCGGCGACCGCTGTGGCCATGGGAGCGTGGATGCCGAGGGTCGCGCGGGTGGTCGATGCGGCTCCCCCGCCGAATCCGACGAGGACACCGGCTGCACCGGTGCGCATGAGGTGAAGCGCGGCCGTGTAGGTCGCAGCGCCACCGACGATCACGGGAACATCGAGTTCGTAGATGAACTCCTTGAGGTTGAGCGGTTCCTGGTTGCGGGAGACGTGCTCGGCAGACACGGTCGTGCCGCGGATGACGAACAGGTCGACGCCGGCAGCGACCACCGTCTGGTAGAGCTCCTGGGTGCGCTGGGGCGACAGTGCGCCGGCAACGGTCACACCCGCTGCGCGGATCTCTGCGAGCCGTGCTGTGACGAGCTCGGGCTTGATCGGCTCGGAGTAGATCTCCTGCATCCGGGCCGTGGCCTTGTCGTCGCTGAGTTCACGGATTTCAGCGAGCAGCGGGTCCGGGTTCTCGTACCGGGTCCACAGACCCTCGAGGTCGAGCACACCGAGTCCGCCGAGCTTGCCCATCATGATCGCGATTGCCGGCGAGACGACAGAGTCCATCGGTGCGGCGAGGAACGGAATGTCGAAGGAGTATGCGTCAATCGACCAGCCGACGGAGACATCTTCGGGGTCTCTCGTCCGACGCGACGGTACCACCGCGATGTCGTCGAAGGCATATGCGCGGCGTGCGCGCTTGGAAGCGCCGATCTCAGTTTCCATACTCACGTCCCCAAGCCTACCGTTCATGACTTCGAGGTCGCTCGCGGCAGCCGGGCTGGCAACTGCGGTGGGAGTCTTTGGGCCGACAGAGTATTTTCTCCTCAGCTCAGACAATGAGGGCAAGCGGGAGGGCGCCGGGTTACGCGGATCATCGGGAGTGTCTTCTTGCCCTCCCGCTTGCCCTCATAACTCGGCACCCCGAAAACACTCTGTCGACCCCCGCCGGGTTACACCGCCAGGCTCCCCGACTGTCGCTCGCTTTTAACGCAAAAACCCGCACGAGCTGTTCGCTCGTGCGGGTTTACGGAGGGTTGGTCTAGCGGCTGTAGTTCGGAGCCTCGACCACGATCTGCACGTCGTGCGGGTGCGACTCCTTGAGTCCGGCCGGGGTGATACGAACGAACTTGCCCTTCGCCTTGAGCTCTTCGATGGTGCGAGCACCGACGTAGAACATCGACTGGCGCAGCCCGCCGATGAGCTGGTAGGCGACGGACGAGAGCGGCCCGCGATACGGAACCTGACCCTCGATGCCCTCGGGAATCAGCTTGTCGTCGCTCGGAACGTCGGACTGGAAGTACCGGTCCTTGGAGTACGAGGTCTTCTCGCCACGGGTCTGGAGCGCGCCGAGCGAACCCATTCCGCGGTACATCTTGAACTGCTTGCCGTTGACGAACACGAGCTCGCCGGGGCTCTCGTCGCAACCGGCGAGAAGCGAGCCGAGCATGACCGTGTCTGCACCGGCGACGAGTGCCTTGGCGATGTCGCCCGAGTACTGCAGGCCTCCATCGGCGATGACCGGCACGTCGTATTCGCGAGCTGCGAGGGATGCCTGGTACACCGCGGTGATCTGGGGAACGCCGACACCGGCGACGACGCGAGTGGTGCAAATCGAGCCGGGTCCGACACCGACCTTCACCGCGTCGGCTCCTGCTTCGGCGATCGCCTTGGCGCCGTCGCGTGTCGCGACGTTTCCACCGATGACGTCGACGCCGTCGAATGCCTTGTCTGACTTCAGCTTGCGGATGATATCGAGAACGCCGGCGGAGTCGCCGTTGGCGGTGTCGACGACGAGAACATCGACACCGGCGTCGAGCAGTGCGCCGGCGCGCTGCCAGGCGTCACCGAAGAAACCGATGGCGGCACCAACGCGGAGCCGGCCGGAGTCGTCCTTCGTCGCGAGCGGATACTTCTCCCGCTTGTCGAAGTCCTTCACAGTGATGAGGCCCTTGAGCTTGCCTGCGGCGTCGACGAGTGGCAGCTTTTCGATACGGTGCTCGGCAAGGATCGAAATGGCATCTTCGGGGCTGACGCCGACGGGCGCGGTGATGAGGGGCATCTTCGACATGACGGCGCTGACCGGTGTCGTTGCCTTCTCCTGCGCGCCGACGAACCGCATGTCGCGGTTGGTGATGATTCCGACGAGCACTCCGTCGGTGTCGATCACGGGGAGGCCTGACACCCGGAAGTTACGGCACAGGGCGTCGACCTCGGCGACGGTCGCCGTCGGAGTCGTTGTGACCGGGTTCGTGATCATGCCGGACTCACTGCGCTTGACGAGGTCGACCTGCGCGGCCTGGTCGCCGATCGACAGGTTGCGGTGCAGGATTCCGATCCCGCCCTGCCTCGCCATCGCGACGGCCATCCTGGACTCGGTGACCGTGTCCATCGCGCTCGAGAGCAACGGCGTTGCAACAGTGATGCGTTTGGTCAGTCGAGAAAACGTCTCGGCCTCACTTGGAATGACGTCGGTGTGTCCGGGGAGAAGAAGGACATCATCATAGGTGAGACCGACGAAGCCAAATGGGTCTGAGTTTTCCATTGCATCCCTTCACAGAAGCGCTGTTTTCCCGGTGTCACGAGCTGACGGATGCCGCGCACAAGCGCACATCCCACCGGTACTTAATGCTAACCGCTGGAACGTAACGATTATGCCCGGCACTTCCGACATTGATGTGAGGAATACCCATGTACGAAACATGTAGGTCATAATCGGGTCGTATCGTCAAACGGAGCCGTTTGGCGAAGAACTACAGAGATCTGGCGGTCTCTTCACTCGAGGGACCTGGCGGTCCCGTTCTGGAGGTGCAGTGAGTCTCACTCATTCAGCCCACGCCCCGCGCCACAAGCGCACCCTGTTACTGTTCCTCGGATTTCTTTTTGCGACGCTCGCGTTTCAATCGTTTTCTGCGGCGCCGGCGCAGGCCGATGAGGTCGGAACGGAGTATGACTTTTACTTCGCGGGCAACGTCAAGTACGACAGCGAACCGCTCGAGGGTGTGACAATCACCGTCGAAGGCAATGGCTATGACGCAGAGGTTGACACCGCCGCGGACGGCAAGTGGAAGATCGGGGTGCCGGAGAAAGGCACGTACACGGTGACCCTGGTCGAGGAGACACTCCCGGAGGGCGTGATCGTCGCCGAAGGCTCCGCCGCCGTCGAAGCCGAGATCGCGCTCACAAACTCCAAGATCGTGAACTACTTCCTCGGCGAGGGAGTCCGCGTCACAGTGAGCTTCTGGGACCAGCTGGCCGAACGAATCGTCAACGGTCTCAACTTCGGGCTCCTGCTCGCGCTCGCTGCGGTCGGGGCGTCCCTGGTCTTCGGCACGACCGGACTGTCGAACTTCGCCCACGGTGAAATGGTGACGTTCGGGGCGGTAATGGCCTACGTCTTCGCGAACGTCCTGCAATGGCCCCTCTGGGGCGCGCTCGCAGCGGCTGTTCTGATGAGCGCACTCTTCGGGTTCACCCTCGATGCCGGCCTCTGGAGACCCCTGAGGCGAAAGGGCATCGGCATCGTGCAGGTGATGATCGTCTCCATCGGTCTTTCGCTGCTCATTCGATACGTCTTCCTCTACTTCATCGGCGGAAGCACCTACCAGCTGCCCGGTTCCGGTGAGGAGCGGATCACGCTGTTCGGCAGCGTCGCGCTCTCCGTCACCGACATGGTCAGCATGGCCGTCTCGGCGGTCGTCCTTCTCGCCGTGGCCTGGTGGCTGCTGCGGACCCGGACAGGCAAGGCAACCCGGGCGATCTCGGACAACCCCTCCCTCGCCGCGGCGAGCGGTATCGATGTCGACAGGGTGATCAGGATCGTCTGGATCCTCGCGGCAGCCCTCGCCGGCCTCGCGGGTATCCTCTGGGCCTACTTCCGCCCCGGCATCAAGTGGGACATGGGTACGCAGATCCTGCTGCTCGTCTTCGGCGCGATCGTCCTCGGCGGGCTCGGTACAGCGTTCGGCGCACTCATCGGTGCCATCATCGTCGGCCTCCTCGTCGAAGTCTCGACGCTGTGGATTCCGTCTGACATCAAGTACGTCGGTGCACTGGTCGTGCTCATCGCCGTCCTGCTCGTGAAACCCCAGGGACTTCTGGGCCGCAAAGAGAGAATTGGATAGGAGGACGCCATGGACTGGGGATCAATTCTTTCAAACACCGCCTCCTGGCTGATTAGCCCTGAGACGATCGCGT is part of the Mycetocola zhujimingii genome and encodes:
- a CDS encoding GuaB3 family IMP dehydrogenase-related protein; the encoded protein is METEIGASKRARRAYAFDDIAVVPSRRTRDPEDVSVGWSIDAYSFDIPFLAAPMDSVVSPAIAIMMGKLGGLGVLDLEGLWTRYENPDPLLAEIRELSDDKATARMQEIYSEPIKPELVTARLAEIRAAGVTVAGALSPQRTQELYQTVVAAGVDLFVIRGTTVSAEHVSRNQEPLNLKEFIYELDVPVIVGGAATYTAALHLMRTGAAGVLVGFGGGAASTTRATLGIHAPMATAVADIAGARRDYMDESGGRYVHVIADGGLGTAGDIVKAVACGADAVMLGTTLARATDAPGGGYHWGTEAYHSQLPRGRRVEVGQIGTLEEVLYGPASVADGKANLVGALRRSMATTGYSDLKEFQRVEVVLAPYRTN
- the guaB gene encoding IMP dehydrogenase, which encodes MENSDPFGFVGLTYDDVLLLPGHTDVIPSEAETFSRLTKRITVATPLLSSAMDTVTESRMAVAMARQGGIGILHRNLSIGDQAAQVDLVKRSESGMITNPVTTTPTATVAEVDALCRNFRVSGLPVIDTDGVLVGIITNRDMRFVGAQEKATTPVSAVMSKMPLITAPVGVSPEDAISILAEHRIEKLPLVDAAGKLKGLITVKDFDKREKYPLATKDDSGRLRVGAAIGFFGDAWQRAGALLDAGVDVLVVDTANGDSAGVLDIIRKLKSDKAFDGVDVIGGNVATRDGAKAIAEAGADAVKVGVGPGSICTTRVVAGVGVPQITAVYQASLAAREYDVPVIADGGLQYSGDIAKALVAGADTVMLGSLLAGCDESPGELVFVNGKQFKMYRGMGSLGALQTRGEKTSYSKDRYFQSDVPSDDKLIPEGIEGQVPYRGPLSSVAYQLIGGLRQSMFYVGARTIEELKAKGKFVRITPAGLKESHPHDVQIVVEAPNYSR
- a CDS encoding ABC transporter permease subunit; the encoded protein is MSLTHSAHAPRHKRTLLLFLGFLFATLAFQSFSAAPAQADEVGTEYDFYFAGNVKYDSEPLEGVTITVEGNGYDAEVDTAADGKWKIGVPEKGTYTVTLVEETLPEGVIVAEGSAAVEAEIALTNSKIVNYFLGEGVRVTVSFWDQLAERIVNGLNFGLLLALAAVGASLVFGTTGLSNFAHGEMVTFGAVMAYVFANVLQWPLWGALAAAVLMSALFGFTLDAGLWRPLRRKGIGIVQVMIVSIGLSLLIRYVFLYFIGGSTYQLPGSGEERITLFGSVALSVTDMVSMAVSAVVLLAVAWWLLRTRTGKATRAISDNPSLAAASGIDVDRVIRIVWILAAALAGLAGILWAYFRPGIKWDMGTQILLLVFGAIVLGGLGTAFGALIGAIIVGLLVEVSTLWIPSDIKYVGALVVLIAVLLVKPQGLLGRKERIG